The following are encoded together in the Brassica napus cultivar Da-Ae chromosome A9, Da-Ae, whole genome shotgun sequence genome:
- the LOC106365149 gene encoding U-box domain-containing protein 52-like isoform X2 has protein sequence MWMAKSNSVGIKEGGGSTGVVAVAIDKDKSSQHALKWAVDHLLQRGQSVILVHVKLRPSPLNNASSLHASSAKMSQDSSLVCRDPEGASKEIFLPFRCFCTRKDIQCKDVLLEEYDVAKALVEYANQAAVEVLVVGSSNKGGFLRFNKPADVPGTITKTAPDFCTVYVISKGKISTMRSASRSAPNIAPLRTPIQPPSLRPPQPVPSTATNMRADRRSFETQQRRSTEDRRSVEDQQRRSMEDLQRRSMEDQSDSFRSPFTRRGNGRSYGDLSVPESDISFVSSGRASIDRIFPNLYDNNDPNRTPPRLSNYSDMDYGPSLESSNYGRRSLDVSSPTDLSTGSFESERFSSASAMDDVESEMRRLKLELKQTMEMYSTACKEALTAKQKATELQRWKLEEERKLEEARLAEEAALAIAEKEKAKSKAAMEAAEAAQRIAELESKKRVNAEMKALKESDEKTKALNALANSDVRYRKYSIEEIEHATEFFAEKYKIGEGGYGPVYKCYLDHTPVAVKILRADAAQGMSQFQQEVEVLSCIRHPNMVLLLGACPEGGCLVYEFMANGSLEDRLFRLGNSPPISWQMRFRIAAEIGTGLLFLHQAKPEPLVHRDLKPGNILLDRNFVSKISDVGLARLVPPSVADTVTQYRMTSTAGTFCYIDPEYQQTGMLGVKSDIYSLGIIFLQLITAKPPMGLTHYVERALEKGTLPDLLDPAVPDWPVEDTAEFAKLALQCAELRRKDRPDLAKVILPVLNRLRTLADESTESLLVINSPGPSPNSSQTSVKLEQMSGASISVPQ, from the exons ATGTGGATGGCAAAGAGTAATAGCGTGGGAATCAAGGAAGGAGGAGGATCCACTGGTGTTGTGGCTGTTGCTATAGACAAAGACAAAAGTAGCCAACACGCTCTTAAATGGGCCGTTGATCATTTATTGCAGCGAGGCCAATCTGTTATTCTCGTCCATGTCAAGCTTCGACCTTCTCCTTTAAACAATGCCTCTTCTCTTCATGCTTCCTCCGcaa AGATGAGCCAAGATTCTTCATTGGTATGCCGAGATCCAGAAGGTGCATCCAAGGAGATATTCCTTCCTTTCCGTTGCTTCTGCACGCGCAAAGAT ATACAATGCAAAGATGTGTTACTTGAGGAGTACGACGTAGCTAAAGCATTAGTAGAATATGCAAACCAAGCCGCCGTTGAGGTTTTGGTGGTTGGTTCCTCCAACAAAGGTGGCTTTCTAAG GTTCAACAAGCCTGCTGATGTTCCAGGGACCATAACAAAAACCGCTCCTGATTTCTGCACAGTTTATGTCATATCCAAAGGAAAGATTTCAACAATGAGATCAGCTTCTCGTTCTGCACCAAACATTGCTCCTCTCCGCACTCCCATTCAACCACCTAGCTTAAGGCCACCTCAACCTGTGCCTTCTACTGCCACCAACATGCGAG CTGATAGAAGGTCTTTCGAGACTCAACAACGCAGGTCTACTGAAGATCGCAGGTCCGTGGAAGATCAGCAGCGCAGGTCCATGGAGGATCTGCAACGCAGGTCTATGGAGGATCAGTCAGATTCCTTCAG atctcCTTTTACTAGAAGAGGCAATGGGAGGTCATACGGAGACCTATCTGTTCCGGAATCAGACATATCCTTTGTCAGCTCCGGTAGAGCCAGCATAGACCGTATCTTCCCTAATCTTTATGACAATAATGATCCAAACCGAACTCCTCCTAGGCTGTCTAATTACTCTGACATGGACTATGGTCCTAGCTTAGAGTCCTCCAACTATGGAAGGAGATCACTTGATGTAAGCTCACCTACTGATCTTTCAACTGGCTCCTTTGAGAGTGAAAGATTTTCATCCGCTTCTGCAATG GATGATGTAGAGTCTGAGATGAGGAGGCTGAAACTTGAACTGAAGCAGACAATGGAAATGTACAGTACAGCTTGCAAAGAAGCTCTTACAGCAAAACAGAAG GCAACGGAGCTTCAGCGATGGAAGTTGGAAGAAGAGAGGAAGCTAGAAGAGGCAAGACTCGCAGAGGAAGCAGCATTGGCCATCGCAGAGAAAGAGAAAGCAAAGTCAAAAGCAGCGATGGAGGCAGCAGAAGCAGCTCAGAGGATAGCTGAACTAGAATCAAAGAAGAGAGTCAACGCGGAGAtgaaagctctcaaggagtccGACGAGAAAACAAAGGCCCTCAACGCCTTAGCAAACTCAGACGTAAGGTACAGGAAGTACTCCATCGAAGAGATCGAGCACGCCACAGAGTTTTTCGCCGAGAAGTACAAAATCGGTGAAGGTGGTTACGGTCCCGTGTACAAATGCTATCTTGATCACACGCCAGTGGCTGTTAAAATCCTTCGCGCCGACGCAGCTCAAGGGATGTCTCAGTTTCAGCAAGAGGTTGAGGTGTTGAGCTGCATTAGGCACCCTAACATGGTTCTACTTCTTGGAGCTTGCCCTGAGGGTGGATGTTTGGTCTACGAGTTCATGGCCAACGGGAGCTTAGAGGATCGTCTCTTCAGATTAGGCAACAGCCCGCCTATCTCCTGGCAGATGAGGTTCAGAATCGCTGCGGAGATAGGCACTGGGCTCTTGTTCTTGCACCAGGCTAAACCGGAGCCTCTGGTCCACCGTGATCTCAAACCGGGAAACATCTTGCTAGACCGTAACTTCGTCAGCAAGATATCTGACGTTGGTTTGGCGAGATTAGTCCCGCCTTCGGTTGCAGACACCGTGACGCAGTACCGCATGACTTCAACAGCTGGCACCTTCTGTTACATTGATCCTGAGTATCAGCAGACAGGGATGCTGGGTGTGAAATCAGATATCTACTCGCTCGGCATTATCTTCCTGCAGTTGATCACAGCGAAACCGCCGATGGGTTTGACTCATTATGTGGAGAGAGCACTTGAGAAAGGGACTCTGCCGGATTTACTCGATCCGGCGGTCCCTGACTGGCCGGTTGAAGACACTGCAGAGTTTGCTAAGCTAGCACTGCAATGCGCGGAGCTGAGGAGAAAGGATAGGCCTGATCTTGCTAAAGTGATATTGCCAGTGCTGAACAGATTAAGAACACTTGCTGATGAATCAACAGAGTCTCTACTTGTCATCAACAGCCCCGGACCATCTCCTAACAGTAGCCAAACTTCTGTGAAACTG GAACAGATGAGTGGTGCTTCTATCTCTGTGCCTCAATAA
- the LOC125578214 gene encoding glutathione S-transferase T2-like produces MDYNPFTQSSNFVGLLTSQHSISFGSSQVPTPVSEDVGERRERRKWTPSDDILLISSWLNTSKDPIVGNEQRSGTFWTRIAAYYAASQKVAGCKEREAGHCKQRWHRINDLVCKFCGSYEAAKREKTSGCNENDVLKKAHKIFYNNYNKKFNLEHAWKELRNDQKWSDQSSAKNEGNSSKRKGDDGGETSNSQGTEPKRPAGVKASKASGKKNMVEEKALKEFESMWAIKQQDLAAKDKLSRMRLLESLVSKTEPLAEYEEALKKKIVSDIMSGQCEKMEQWEWNNHGVSVVLRSWHLVSRSESVVGLAVLESCGLEVLLSWSLVVLECCSTCSTCVTE; encoded by the exons ATGGATTACAATCCGTTTACGCAGTCATCAAACTTTGTTGGACTACTTACTAGCCAACACAGTATTTCCTTTGGTTCATCTCAAGTTCCAACTCCAGTCTCTGAGGATGTTGGTGAGCGTCGGGAACGAAGGAAGTGGACGCCCAGTGATGATATTCTGCTGATCAGCTCGTGGCTCAACACGAGCAAAGATCCAATTGTTGGCAACGAGCAAAGGTCAGGCACATTCTGGACGAGAATTGCAGCGTACTATGCCGCTAGTCAGAAGGTTGCTGGCTGCAAAGAGAGAGAGGCTGGTCACTGTAAACAACGCTGGCATAGGATCAACGACTTGGTCTGCAAATTCTGTGGCTCCTACGAAGCTGCTAAAAGAGAGAAGACTAGTGGCTGCAATGAGAATGATGTGCTCAAAAAAGCACATAAAATATTCTACAATAACTATAACAAGAAATTTAATCTCGAGCACGCTTGGAAAGAGCTGAGGAACGACCAGAAGTGGAGTGACCAATCTTCTGCAAAAAACGAGGGAAACTCTAGCAAGAGGAAGGGTGATGATGGTGGAGAAACATCGAACTCCCAAGGTACTGAACCCAAGCGTCCCGCGGGTGTTAAGGCGTCAAAGGCCTCTGGGAAGAAGAATATGGTGGAGGAGAAAGCGCTTAAAGAGTTTGAAAGTATGTGGGCTATTAAGCAACAGGACTTGGCCGCCAAGGATAAGTTGTCGAGGATGAGACTACTTGAATCTCTGGTTTCAAAAACGGAGCCTTTAGCCGAGTATGAAGAAGCCTTAAAGAAGAAGATCGTCAGTGACATTAT GTCAGGACAGTGTGAAAAGATGGAGCAATGGGAGTGGAATAATCACGGAGTCTCTGTGGTCTTGCGGTCTTGGCATCTTGTGTCACGGAGTGAAAGTGTAGTAGGTCTTGCGGTCTTGGAGTCTTGTGGTCTTGAAGTCTTGTTGTCTTGGAGTCTAGTGGTCTTGGAGTGTTGTAGTACTTGTAGTACTTGTGTCACGGAGTAA
- the LOC106365149 gene encoding U-box domain-containing protein 52-like isoform X1, giving the protein MWMAKSNSVGIKEGGGSTGVVAVAIDKDKSSQHALKWAVDHLLQRGQSVILVHVKLRPSPLNNASSLHASSAKMSQDSSLVCRDPEGASKEIFLPFRCFCTRKDIQCKDVLLEEYDVAKALVEYANQAAVEVLVVGSSNKGGFLRFNKPADVPGTITKTAPDFCTVYVISKGKISTMRSASRSAPNIAPLRTPIQPPSLRPPQPVPSTATNMRADRRSFETQQRRSTEDRRSVEDQQRRSMEDLQRRSMEDQSDSFRSPFTRRGNGRSYGDLSVPESDISFVSSGRASIDRIFPNLYDNNDPNRTPPRLSNYSDMDYGPSLESSNYGRRSLDVSSPTDLSTGSFESERFSSASAMQDDVESEMRRLKLELKQTMEMYSTACKEALTAKQKATELQRWKLEEERKLEEARLAEEAALAIAEKEKAKSKAAMEAAEAAQRIAELESKKRVNAEMKALKESDEKTKALNALANSDVRYRKYSIEEIEHATEFFAEKYKIGEGGYGPVYKCYLDHTPVAVKILRADAAQGMSQFQQEVEVLSCIRHPNMVLLLGACPEGGCLVYEFMANGSLEDRLFRLGNSPPISWQMRFRIAAEIGTGLLFLHQAKPEPLVHRDLKPGNILLDRNFVSKISDVGLARLVPPSVADTVTQYRMTSTAGTFCYIDPEYQQTGMLGVKSDIYSLGIIFLQLITAKPPMGLTHYVERALEKGTLPDLLDPAVPDWPVEDTAEFAKLALQCAELRRKDRPDLAKVILPVLNRLRTLADESTESLLVINSPGPSPNSSQTSVKLEQMSGASISVPQ; this is encoded by the exons ATGTGGATGGCAAAGAGTAATAGCGTGGGAATCAAGGAAGGAGGAGGATCCACTGGTGTTGTGGCTGTTGCTATAGACAAAGACAAAAGTAGCCAACACGCTCTTAAATGGGCCGTTGATCATTTATTGCAGCGAGGCCAATCTGTTATTCTCGTCCATGTCAAGCTTCGACCTTCTCCTTTAAACAATGCCTCTTCTCTTCATGCTTCCTCCGcaa AGATGAGCCAAGATTCTTCATTGGTATGCCGAGATCCAGAAGGTGCATCCAAGGAGATATTCCTTCCTTTCCGTTGCTTCTGCACGCGCAAAGAT ATACAATGCAAAGATGTGTTACTTGAGGAGTACGACGTAGCTAAAGCATTAGTAGAATATGCAAACCAAGCCGCCGTTGAGGTTTTGGTGGTTGGTTCCTCCAACAAAGGTGGCTTTCTAAG GTTCAACAAGCCTGCTGATGTTCCAGGGACCATAACAAAAACCGCTCCTGATTTCTGCACAGTTTATGTCATATCCAAAGGAAAGATTTCAACAATGAGATCAGCTTCTCGTTCTGCACCAAACATTGCTCCTCTCCGCACTCCCATTCAACCACCTAGCTTAAGGCCACCTCAACCTGTGCCTTCTACTGCCACCAACATGCGAG CTGATAGAAGGTCTTTCGAGACTCAACAACGCAGGTCTACTGAAGATCGCAGGTCCGTGGAAGATCAGCAGCGCAGGTCCATGGAGGATCTGCAACGCAGGTCTATGGAGGATCAGTCAGATTCCTTCAG atctcCTTTTACTAGAAGAGGCAATGGGAGGTCATACGGAGACCTATCTGTTCCGGAATCAGACATATCCTTTGTCAGCTCCGGTAGAGCCAGCATAGACCGTATCTTCCCTAATCTTTATGACAATAATGATCCAAACCGAACTCCTCCTAGGCTGTCTAATTACTCTGACATGGACTATGGTCCTAGCTTAGAGTCCTCCAACTATGGAAGGAGATCACTTGATGTAAGCTCACCTACTGATCTTTCAACTGGCTCCTTTGAGAGTGAAAGATTTTCATCCGCTTCTGCAATG CAGGATGATGTAGAGTCTGAGATGAGGAGGCTGAAACTTGAACTGAAGCAGACAATGGAAATGTACAGTACAGCTTGCAAAGAAGCTCTTACAGCAAAACAGAAG GCAACGGAGCTTCAGCGATGGAAGTTGGAAGAAGAGAGGAAGCTAGAAGAGGCAAGACTCGCAGAGGAAGCAGCATTGGCCATCGCAGAGAAAGAGAAAGCAAAGTCAAAAGCAGCGATGGAGGCAGCAGAAGCAGCTCAGAGGATAGCTGAACTAGAATCAAAGAAGAGAGTCAACGCGGAGAtgaaagctctcaaggagtccGACGAGAAAACAAAGGCCCTCAACGCCTTAGCAAACTCAGACGTAAGGTACAGGAAGTACTCCATCGAAGAGATCGAGCACGCCACAGAGTTTTTCGCCGAGAAGTACAAAATCGGTGAAGGTGGTTACGGTCCCGTGTACAAATGCTATCTTGATCACACGCCAGTGGCTGTTAAAATCCTTCGCGCCGACGCAGCTCAAGGGATGTCTCAGTTTCAGCAAGAGGTTGAGGTGTTGAGCTGCATTAGGCACCCTAACATGGTTCTACTTCTTGGAGCTTGCCCTGAGGGTGGATGTTTGGTCTACGAGTTCATGGCCAACGGGAGCTTAGAGGATCGTCTCTTCAGATTAGGCAACAGCCCGCCTATCTCCTGGCAGATGAGGTTCAGAATCGCTGCGGAGATAGGCACTGGGCTCTTGTTCTTGCACCAGGCTAAACCGGAGCCTCTGGTCCACCGTGATCTCAAACCGGGAAACATCTTGCTAGACCGTAACTTCGTCAGCAAGATATCTGACGTTGGTTTGGCGAGATTAGTCCCGCCTTCGGTTGCAGACACCGTGACGCAGTACCGCATGACTTCAACAGCTGGCACCTTCTGTTACATTGATCCTGAGTATCAGCAGACAGGGATGCTGGGTGTGAAATCAGATATCTACTCGCTCGGCATTATCTTCCTGCAGTTGATCACAGCGAAACCGCCGATGGGTTTGACTCATTATGTGGAGAGAGCACTTGAGAAAGGGACTCTGCCGGATTTACTCGATCCGGCGGTCCCTGACTGGCCGGTTGAAGACACTGCAGAGTTTGCTAAGCTAGCACTGCAATGCGCGGAGCTGAGGAGAAAGGATAGGCCTGATCTTGCTAAAGTGATATTGCCAGTGCTGAACAGATTAAGAACACTTGCTGATGAATCAACAGAGTCTCTACTTGTCATCAACAGCCCCGGACCATCTCCTAACAGTAGCCAAACTTCTGTGAAACTG GAACAGATGAGTGGTGCTTCTATCTCTGTGCCTCAATAA
- the LOC106368615 gene encoding apolipoprotein A-IV, producing MAVAKVVALLLLFSLVLTTGVFSDEEPTTTPGSASEIQLEQLHAKIHTLESQVEEKRREVKEREETVTEKEKLLKERQDKVSSLETELSSLREKGSSESVQLLEKAQARATELEKQVEVLKNFLEQKNKEKESTEARTSEAEKKLNELNSRLDKLHKTKEEQKNKIRKLERALKISEEEMLRMRHEAATKARELQEVHGSWLPHWLAVHWVHFQTVAGPHWDAHGKPVLEKVTQKVTQAKTQAERWAEPHMVNVKTKYIPAVKETVKTHVEPHVQTLSTKAKEAYHASKSAVTPHIVKFQAHVDPYYQEAKKFSKPYVDQVATATKPHADKAIHYYKEFLKSATTYHDQVQANVERKLKSHELTAPFATKEFIWFAASALLALPIFIVYRFLCSLFRTKTKKPTRHSHQHGRRKAKRAHFDK from the exons ATGGCTGTCGCGAAGGTCGTGGCTTTGTTACTACTATTCTCCTTGGTTCTCACCACCGGTGTCTTTTCCGATGAAGAACCGACGACAACCCCTGGATCCGCTTCCGAGATTCAGTTGGAACAGCTTCACGCTAAAATCCATACCCTAG aatctcaagttgaagagaaaagaagagaagttaaagagagagaggagacaGTAACAGAAAAGGAGAAACTTCTGAAAGAGAGACAGGACAAGGTTTCTTCCTTGGAGACTGAGCTTTCATCACTTCGG GAAAAGGGTTCGTCAGAATCTGTGCAACTGTTGGAGAAAGCGCAAGCACGAGCTACTGAATTAGAGAAGCAG GTAGAGGTGCTTAAGAACTTTCTGGAGCAAAAGAATAAGGAGAAAGAATCTACTGAAGCTCGGACTAGTGAGGCCGAGAAAAAGCTAAATGAATTGAACTCCAGATTGGATAAA CTTCACAAGACAAAGGAAGAGCAGAAGAACAAAATACGAAAACTTGAGCGTGCTCTTAAAATTTCCGAG GAAGAAATGTTGCGGATGAGGCATGAAGCAGCCACAAAGGCTAGGGAACTCCAGGag GTTCATGGCTCGTGGCTTCCCCATTGGCTTGCTGTACACTGGGTTCATTTCCAGACTGTTGCTGGGCCACATTGGGATGCCCATGGGAAACCGGTTCTTGAGAAAGTAACACAAAAG GTGACGCAAGCGAAGACTCAAGCTGAAAGGTGGGCTGAACCACATATGGTTAATGTTAAAACT AAATATATTCCAGCCGTGAAAGAGACCGTCAAGACGCATGTCGAGCCACACGTACAGACGCTATCTACCAAAGCGAAAGAGGCTTACCATGCTTCCAAGAGTGCAGTTACTCCTCATATTGTCAAGTTTCAAGCACATGTAGATCCCTATTACCAG GAGGCTAAAAAGTTTAGCAAGCCATACGTTGATCAAGTGGCCACGGCCACAAAGCCACATGCTGATAAGGCTATTCACTACTACAAAGAGTTTCTAAAATCTGCTACAACATATCACGACCAG GTTCAAGCCAATGTCGAAAGAAAGTTGAAGAGCCATGAGCTGACGGCACCTTTTGCCACCAAAGAGTTCATTTGGTTTGCA GCATCTGCTTTGTTGGCGTTACCCATCTTCATAGTGTACAGATTCCTCTGTTCTCTCTTCCG CACAAAGACCAAGAAGCCTACGCGACACTCGCATCAACATGGTCGTCGTAAGGCCAAAAGGGCTCATTTTGACAAGTGA
- the LOC106365150 gene encoding 40S ribosomal protein Sa-1-like, with amino-acid sequence MATNAHLSQKESDIRMMIASEVHLGTKNCNYQMERYVYKRRNDGIYILDLGKTLEKLYMAARVIVAIENPQHIIVQSARPYGQRAVLKFVQYTGANAIAGRHTPGTFTNQMQTSFSEPRLLILTDPRTDHQPIKEGALGNIPIIAFCDTDSPMRFVDIGIPANNKGKHSIGCLFWILARMVLQMRGTIRPGQKWDVMMDLFFYREPEEAKQLEDEEAAPQADFAAPEYGVSGGDQWTTAGIPDASWTGEAQQPISAAPAADGWDTALPPPAAVPAAGWD; translated from the exons ATGGCGACAAACGCACACCTCTCCCAGAAAGAATCCGACATACGAATGATGATTGCCTCTGAGGTTCACCTCGGAACCAAAAACTGCAATTACCAGATGGAACGTTACGTCTACAAGAGACGCAACGATG GTATATATATCCTCGACCTAGGAAAAACATTGGAGAAGTTGTACATGGCTGCACGAGTCATCGTTGCCATTGAGAACCCACAACACATTATCGTTCAATCTGCTAGACCTTATGGTCAGAGAGCTGTTCTCAAGTTTGTGCAATACACTGGTGCTAATGCCATTGCTGGAAGGCACACTCCTGGTACTTTCACAAATCAGATGCAGACTTCCTTCAGTGAGCCTAGGTTGCTCATTCTTACAGACCCTAGGACTGACCATCAG CCAATCAAGGAAGGTGCTTTGGGGaacattcccatcattgcctttTGTGACACAGACTCTCCCATGAGATTTGTCGACATTGGGATCCCCGCTAACAACAAGGGAAAGCACAGCATCGGTTGTCTCTTTTGGATTCTTGCTCGCATGGTCCTTCAGATGCGTGGAACTATCCGTCCTGGACAGAAGTGGGATGTGATG aTGGATCTGTTCTTTTACAGAGAGCCTGAGGAGGCTAAGcaacttgaagatgaagaagctgcTCCTCAAGCAGATTTTGCTGCCCCTGAATATGGAGTTTCCGGTGGAGACCAATGGACCACTGCTGGGATTCCTGATGCTTCATGGACAGGAGAAGCTCAGCAGCCAATCAGTG CTGCTCCAGCTGCAGATGGTTGGGACACAGCTTTGCCACCTCCAGCAGCGGTTCCAGCCGCTGGTTGGGATTAA
- the LOC106365148 gene encoding protein CUP-SHAPED COTYLEDON 1: MEQQDHQQQKKEEEALPPGFRFHPTDEELISYYLVNKIADQNFTGKAIADVDLNKSEPWELPEKAKMGGKEWYFFSLRDRKYPTGVRTNRATNTGYWKTTGKDKEILNSTTSELVGMKKTLVFYRGRAPRGEKTSWVMHEYRLHSKSSYRTSKQDEWVVCRVLKKTEATKKYTSNCSSSTSHHHQSHTRASILSTNNNNPNYSSDLLQLPAHLQPHTSLNINQTIMANAVHLAELSRVFRASTSSTMDSAHQQLMSYSHMPVSGLNLNLGGGLVQPAPPAVSLEDVVAVSASFTGQNGFGNVEMSQCMDLYGYWPSY; encoded by the exons ATGGAACAACAAGATCATCAGCagcagaagaaagaagaagaggctTTGCCTCCAGGTTTCAGGTTTCATCCAACGGATGAGGAGCTAATCTCGTATTACTTGGTTAATAAGATCGCTGATCAAAACTTCACTGGAAAAGCAATCGCCGATGTTGATCTCAACAAGTCCGAGCCTTGGGAGCTTCCTG AGAAGGCGAAAATGGGAGGAAAAGAATGGTATTTTTTTAGCCTACGCGACCGAAAGTACCCGACGGGTGTGAGAACAAACCGAGCGACCAATACAGGATATTGGAAAACCACAGGAAAAGACAAAGAGATACTCAATAGCACAACCTCAGAGTTGGTTGGAATGAAGAAGACTTTGGTCTTCTACAGAGGAAGAGCTCCTCGTGGGGAGAAGACTAGTTGGGTCATGCATGAATACCGACTTCACTCCAAGTCCTCCTATAGGACCTCAAag CAAGACGAGTGGGTAGTGTGTAGAGTGTTAAAGAAAACAGAGGCAACCAAGAAATACACAAGCAATTGTAGCAGCAGCACAAGTCATCATCAccaaagccacacaagagcctCAATACTATCAACCAACAACAATAATCCTAATTACTCATCGGACCTCCTTCAACTCCCAGCACATCTACAACCACACACAAGCCTCAATATCAACCAAACCATCATGGCTAACGCGGTTCACCTAGCCGAGCTCTCTAGAGTCTTTCGTGCTTCCACAAGCAGTACCATGGACTCTGCTCATCAGCAGCTAATGAGCTACAGCCACATGCCCGTCTCGGGGCTCAATCTCAACCTTGGTGGTGGATTGGTCCAGCCGGCTCCTCCTGCGGTGTCGCTTGAGGATGTTGTCGCTGTTAGCGCTTCATTCACTGGCCAAAATGGGTTTGGAAATGTGGAGATGAGCCAGTGCATGGACTTGTATGGATACTGGCCATCTTATTAA
- the LOC106352251 gene encoding F-box/FBD/LRR-repeat protein At1g80470 has product MSIHRRTSTSEDRISSLPNTLLCQILSYLSTEESVRTSALSKRWTHLWLHVPALELDSSNFPDDFEFGDFFDNFLESGEEDIKRFDLVYNVEEHIHEDFVTRIDDVVNRGVCHLTILNELDVEEELVRMPLSLYSCRTLVSLNLYCVVFDAPRAALVSLPRLKTMHLEAVKFDGMWILGGFISRCSVLEELSIVTDDGDELGVVIVSSKSLKTFKLKSMRGEETEDEGDPTVVIDAPRLEFMSITDYQSKRLVIDNIGPFAKVDIDFIFKVEDDDDSFGAMIIDFLTKLSTVREMIISSRTLEMIHDNCEWELLPQFANMSHLHASFLETSWNLLLTFLGCCPNLQSLDLEFDSFPEPEEIKLSFVPQCFQSSLQFVGLRTPIRVEGTLSEMKLPMLFLRNCKVMKKLMLNESFRNVIQKVRGIPKMSPQFQTVALSNI; this is encoded by the exons ATGTCGATTCACAGGAGGACAAGCACATCTGAAGATAGGATAAGCAGTTTACCCAATACATTGTTATGTCAGATTCTATCGTACCTCTCTACGGAAGAATCGGTTCGGACCAGCGCTTTGTCTAAACGGTGGACCCATCTCTGGTTGCATGTTCCTGCTTTGGAGTTGGACTCCAGTAATTTTCCTGATGATTTCGAATTTGGGGATTTTTTCGATAACTTTCTAGAGTCTGGCGAAGAAGACAtaaagagatttgatttggtCTACAATGTTGAGGAGCACATTCATGAAGATTTTGTGACGAGGATTGATGATGTGGTTAATCGTGGAGTTTGTCATCTAACTATTCTCAACGAGTTGGATGTTGAAGAAGAGTTAGTTAGgatgcctctctctctctattcatGCAGGACATTGGTGAGTTTAAATCTATACTGTGTAGTTTTCGATGCTCCCCGGGCAGCGTTGGTTTCTTTACCTCGTCTCAAGACTATGCATTTAGAGGCAGTTAAATTTGACGGAATGTGGATTCTTGGGGGTTTCATTTCAAGATGTTCGGTTCTTGAAGAGTTAAGCATAGTCACGGATGATGGTGATGAACTCGGAGTTGTAATTGTGAGCTCGAAGTCCCTAAAAACCTTCAAGTTAAAATCTATGCGTGGTGAGGAAACTGAAGACGAAGGTGATCCTACCGTTGTGATTGATGCTCCGAGACTTGAGTTTATGAGTATCACTGATTACCAATCTAAAAGGTTGGTAATTGACAATATTGGTCCCTTTGCAAAGGTGGACATTGATTTTATCTTTAAAgtggaggatgatgatgattcatTTGGAGCTAtgatcattgattttctcaccAAGTTATCCACAGTCCGTGAAATGATCATCTCTTCCAGAACGCTAGAG ATGATCCATGATAACTGCGAATGGGAACTGCTACCTCAATTTGCTAATATGTCTCACTTGCATGCTTCGTTCCTTGAAACATCGTGGAACCTGTTGCTAACTTTTCTTGGCTGTTGTCCAAATCTACAGTCACTTGACTTG GAGTTTGACTCTTTTCCAGAGCCAGAAGAGATTAAACTTTCATTTGTGCCGCAATGTTTCCAATCATCTCTCCAGTTTGTTGGACTGAGGACACCAATCAGAGTCGAAGGAACATTAAGTGAGATGAAACTACCAATGCTCTTTTTAAGGAATTGCAAAGTCATGAAGAAACTGATGCTTAATGAGAGTTTCAGAAACGTCATCCAGAAAGTTAGAGGGATTCCGAAAATGTCGCCCCAGTTTCAAACTGTGGCTCTTtcaaatatctag